From the genome of Dehalobacter sp.:
GACGGTACTCCACGACGGTGAGCTCGATCTCAAGCCCGTCTTTCAGCACCCGGTTTTCGTCAAGCCTAACAGTTATTCCGTTTGATTTCAGCTCTGTACGCAAATCCTTCGAAATGCCCGCGCGGCGCAGCAGCGCGTTGATCCTGGATACTAACTCGTTAAGCTTAAAGGGCTTGGTGATATAGTCGTCCCCGCCCATGTCAAGCCCCATGACCACATTTACTTCCTCGTCGGAGGCAGTCAGAAAAATAATCGGCACATTCGATGTCTGCCTCGCTTTTCTGCAAATTTCAAAACCGCTGCCGTCAGGCAGCGTCAGATCAAGGAGCAGCAAATCGTATTTTTGCACCGCAAGCTGTGACAGGGCTTCTTTGACGGTTCTGGCGACGTCAACTTCAAAACCGTTTTTCCGAAGAGAGAACTCCAACCCGTCAATCAGGCTGAGGTCGTCCTCAAGGAGTAAAATCCTATGCATTTATATCACTTCCGCAATTAATTTTTGAAAATACCGTTATGGAAATAATCACATTGTAGCACCATAATTCAAAAGCTTCAAGGCAGCACCAGTAAATGTAAACTCTGCGCTGGCCGGGCTGGAAAATCAGATACAGGATATCGCAAATCTCCCGGGGAGCCGGGCTTTGCCGAAGCAACAAGCGCCCTTGACTTTACCGGTATTTATTGATAAATACAGTTTATAATAGTATTCAGGGGATGATATATATGAGCGTCAGTTTTGTTGAGGAAAAGGTAACTGTAAGCGGCAAATATGCGTTAAAAGGCACCATGACCATTCCTGCAGGTAATGAAGGCAAATATCCGGCTGTCCATATTATTTCAGGCTCGGGAAAGATCACACGGGATGGCAATACAATCTTGAGAAGATTAATATGACGCCCCAGGAAAACCATAAACATCTTGAGCGAATTGGCGGGCACGCAAAATATGAAATACTCGACGGCACTCACTTTATTTATATAAACAATGTTAACCGGATCGCAGAGATTACCGATGATTTATTACTCAAAGCTAAGTAATAAGATTATGAGCCAGGTAATTATTGTCTATGTTGAAGTGCTCTACCTTAAACGTATGGAGAACCTGCTTGATGCTTAGCCTCTCATATTTCCGTCAGTTAAAGTGACGGTATTCTGTTTTTTGTTCGATACGAGACCTCGAGCATTCTTGTTTTACATTATTGGTCATCTTCACGGGGGGAACCTTGATCTTTAGTGAGTGGTTTTGCTAAAACCGGCTGCATATGCGTTCTAGTTCGTTCAGCCTGTTTTAACGCTCCTTCCTGCCATACTTGATAGCCATACGTTAAAATCCCATGGATAGTAGCATATAGTACATTTTGCAAAGGGGTTATACCCACTTCATAAAAAATCCCCCTGCTACCTAAAAAATAGACATGAAATAAATAAATGAATCCAAAGTTTAGCACTATGTCTATTGCTAAGTAAGTCCAAAATCGACCATAAGTAAAGTATAACAGCCAAATTGTAGTGATTATGTTTAGTCCAAAAATATAA
Proteins encoded in this window:
- a CDS encoding response regulator transcription factor, whose translation is MHRILLLEDDLSLIDGLEFSLRKNGFEVDVARTVKEALSQLAVQKYDLLLLDLTLPDGSGFEICRKARQTSNVPIIFLTASDEEVNVVMGLDMGGDDYITKPFKLNELVSRINALLRRAGISKDLRTELKSNGITVRLDENRVLKDGLEIELTVVEYRLLCLLMQNPNNVLTRAVLLDKLWDGSGSFVDDNTLSVYVRRLRSKIEDDPENPMYLLT